GACAGTGAGGGTTCTTCCTCCGGTTCCGAGGAACCCTAGctccagaccccctccacccacctgTCTGTGGATTCGGACTCTGCAGCCTCGGAGGAGCTACCTGGAATAAAGCTTCTTCCTACTACTCCTTGTGTCAATCGTACTGCTTCTGGGTCCTTACCACACCCGTTACAAGTTTGCCTCTTTCAATTCAGCCACCATGGATCCATAGTCATCAAATCATGGCACAATGTGAGTGATGTTTGCTCAGTAATAGAGCTGTTGGAGAATAACCTGTTCTTCATGCTATGATCTGAACAACTACTTGTACTTAGTGAAATGTTTCTATACAGTTTATATCAGTTGGTTTGATTTGAAGTGCGAACACTTCCAAAGCAGAGCCTCTATCCCATTTAGAAAATATCATCTGAGTGCACAGAGGGCATGCTAAATTGTATGCCATTACATAACTGGTCTGTAATTTTGGTCATCTGGCTCTCTTCTCCTGCACACTTCTGTGGAAACTGTCTTGGTTTTCCTTGCATTTTTTTCTACGAAAGAGCAAGTGTGTTCACGCCAATGTATTTGTAGTTCTGGCCTTGAGACAGAGGCAGCGAGCAGACAGTGATCTGGCCACGTCACATCAACAGTTGCACTGACATAGCTTGTGTGCGTGAGTGCACGGACGCACACAAATAAAGGGGTCTTCTCAGGTCGCGGGGCCACTATGCTTTCTTGTCTCTACTGAGCTTTCTTTGCATATTattatctctctctttgtctgcatAATTATAAACAGTCAGACCAAACATCAGTCTAGATACTAGTAAACCAGCAGCCTGATAATATGATATGGCTCATTAGGTCTCCACTCCTAACAATGTGATAGCTTTACAGTCTTATTTTGAGCCAAAGTAACCTGgtccaaaaaaattaaaaaataaacattatgttGCTCTTACAAAGAATAATAGCTAAGTCTCTTTAATAGCAACATAGGTGTAGCTGCATGAAATATAATTTAGGCTATAAGGTTTGATCTAACTCAAGAAATGTGCTAGACTTGTAGTTCGTTTCAAAGGCTGAGAAGGAAGCAGGCACAATAAGTGTCTGTAAGCTCTTCTCAGCAGACTGGGTTTACTGGCTCATCCCTTCACATAAATCCCTACTGGGAGGGACGCCACCACGTGCTCCTCCTCACTCCCCTTACTGTGCCAATGAGGATTTCACCGGGCACCATCTTATGATCTGTAATTGGATCTGAAGATAGGTCCACCTATGCCAAATGGTATTGTTGacttacatttaaaataaaagatgatgtGGACTAATTCAAAAGGATCGAACAGTCGAAAGCAAGAGCTTCCAGTCACatgaacagtaaaaaaacaacaacgttttttaattatatttccaGCTGTTCCTCTCCCTCCCGACGACACAGTCACGTGAACGTTTTTCATGCCGACGTGTTACGTGCATGCGCCTCCGTGGTTTGTGCTGGGACACAATGTGTCGAACACTGCCACCTAACGGCCAAGctcacacaaagaaaagaatacaagaccaattttttttttcttgtggcaTTTTGAAAGTATGCTCTCACAAATGAATGTCCTGACAGCCATAAacttactaaaaaaaaaactaaaaaaaaaaccgcGAGCTAGGATAAACTCGAGCTTACCAGTAAAAGGTGACCAGACAGTCGGTGCATTGCAGGCGCGCTGGTTCTTGACAGAGTTCACACACCTTCTCCGTTCCTTTGGGTAAGGCGAGGTGAACCACCTCTGATGTGCCCCCCGAAACACGAGGCTCAGCTCGCATTATCACAAGAAAGATAGATTCTTAACTGATGAAGCTAATGCCAGTTGTTGACAAACTAAAAGTTTACGGTCGCTATGGCAACTATTCTGCTGCTGTTACTAAAGGCTTAAAAACACGAATCAGCAATGtagcctacacacacacgcgcgcacacaaaAAGCAATATAGTCCATATAATGTTGGATACATGATTTACAACTTGGTTTGGTatcaaatgtgcatttatttaatgtattatcaagatgaaaacaaatgcaTATAACAACAATCGACATGCACacattctgtttctttgtgggatatttatttaaagcagctaCTGAATATATTCTAATATCAGCTTTAGgtacaaaaatatacacattttcaGCTTGTTCTATAGGCTAGGGGAAATTAAAAGTAATTGAAATGTCTAATAAGACCTACAACAccaatatatattacataactTTGGTATTACTTTCCCTGGCCAACAGCGGACAACAAAACCTCTTATAGTAtacatgtcttaaaaaaagaaggggaGCATTATATATTGGATTGATATTAAGGATTCAATGTTTGCTAAAAAGAAAACCAATATACATGTAGGCCATACAATCATTACCAAATTAACCATAGCTTGAGCAATAATCATGACATAGGGATTCATGACTACTGCAAAAATAGCATTTCTGATTAACAAGTCGTCAATTTATTTATATgggccataaaaaaacaaaacaaaacagaaaaattgtTGTTTTCCCTTCTCTGGTCACTCTTTCTTGCGCAAGTGGATGTATATGACCCCGCTACACAGCAACGAGGGGACACACACCCAGGCCAGGATGAAGCAGTAGCCAAAGTGTCCTGATGTCAGTTCTCTGGAATCCTGAAGGATTTCCTTGTTATGTAACGTGTAAATGAGAGCTGCAGAAAACGCGGTCAGCCCTagagaaaaaataagacaaGGTGAAGTTCTTATTATAGGAGCAGGATGTGTTGaaaagtttgaaatgttttaacctACTTCATTTCGTATATACCTATtgattcatatcatatataataaagtGAAAGCAACAACCACCCCCTGCCCACCTTTACATGTTGGGCaacacaacatgaaaacatcacAACATACTAACTCTAACTTCAGACTGTGTCACATAAATGTTAATATCTGCAAGCAACGCAAAATCTGTAAAGGTGTTTGGGTCACTCATTCAATATAGACTTAGAAAATAGAGGCATATTTAATTGCAGGTTTGCCATAACAGGTTTGCCTCAGATGTCTACGTGATCCACCATATTATACAGGTTTGTATCAATTTGACCATCACTAAGAGTAAACTAAAGGTACAGCCACTGTATTCAAGGATTAAACCATTATTTAAATGAACCTAAACCTAAAATTTAGAGGGCCAAAATTAAACTGATTTGCTGACCATGGTCTTTAGATTTGTCAAAGCAAACATTAGCCTTTTCAAATGGTATCATCATACTGAGACATGTTGGCGGCACATTGTTTCACTCCACTGTTACCTGCAAAGACTTGACACAGCCCAGTGAAGTAGAAGAGTCCACCCTTAGACATAGTGAACAGCTGACCCAGGAACACcaagaaggagacagaggagaagacCAGTGAGAGAACCATCAGGACCTGCACCGCCTGAAGCCACTctgagaaaaggaaaacattcaGACATCTAAAAAACAGTCTTAGTTCTCAGATTTTACCTTTGGGATGGAAATGTTCATGTGTAGAggtaaacaaaaatatgtttttgcttaCCAGTTTCTTTGGAGGATGCACACAACCAGGTTCCTGTGAAGTTGTCAAACCTACAGTTGTACCATAGGTCGGAGTTCTCCATGCCATCCCACACCCACCAGGACTTTAAAGAGAGATTACACATGATACATACAGCTGGATTATGCAACATAAAATTGGATATGTTGGGCATGACTGTTCGCAGTCCTTAATATGACTTATACCTTCTCCATAGTTGCAATGAACAGAATTGCCAGTGTGATAAGATGCAGCAGGGTCACAAACATAAGCAGGTACGCCATTTTCAACTCcctgtcaaaaacaaacaaaacggTTTAAATGAAGGCTGCATGAGCAACTGCATCCAACATAACTGTAAGCAAGGAAATAGCGTACGACTGATATAACGGGTTTGCAGGTCACACAGTGAAAATCAGTGTTAGAGAACTTTCTTGTTTTGCCTTGAAACATCAAATGGAAAATCTGAGTAGCTGAACAGAGTATACTCTGTGTTACGTAAGCCCACACATCAAAACAGAGTGAAATGAGTTATTTCTGAAACTGCTCTTTGACTGGGCTGTGTGTCCCCATCGTACAGAAAACCACAGAGAACATGGGAGGGAATATTAGAATTTAAATGGTACCAAAATATTTACCCAATTAATCTCTCTACCcttttgaatgatttttttattttattttatgcatgtaGGGTATACAGTCTGTACTTAACCTGCCATTTGGATTTCATTAAAGCAGCTCTACTTACGAGGGAATTAAAGTTTGAGAAAAAGCCTATGATTTTACAA
The sequence above is a segment of the Anoplopoma fimbria isolate UVic2021 breed Golden Eagle Sablefish chromosome 12, Afim_UVic_2022, whole genome shotgun sequence genome. Coding sequences within it:
- the LOC129100174 gene encoding epithelial membrane protein 3-like, which translates into the protein MAYLLMFVTLLHLITLAILFIATMEKSWWVWDGMENSDLWYNCRFDNFTGTWLCASSKETEWLQAVQVLMVLSLVFSSVSFLVFLGQLFTMSKGGLFYFTGLCQVFAGLTAFSAALIYTLHNKEILQDSRELTSGHFGYCFILAWVCVPSLLCSGVIYIHLRKKE